GTGTGGCTCCTGGGGACGGCGCTGCCGGGCGGGCTGTCCGGGGTGGACGTGTTGGTGCCGCGCGCGGGGCTGGAGGCGGTGTGGGAGGCGCTGGTCCAGGCGGGCGGGGCGCACGGGCTGAAGCCGCTCGGGTTCGACGCGCTGGAGCTCGTCCGGGTGGAGGCGGGGGTGCCGCGCTACGGGCAGGACATGGTGGACACCACCATCCCCCTGGAGGCGAACCTCACCCACGCCATCTCCTACAATAAAGGTTGCTACATCGGGCAGGAGGTCATCGCCCGGGCCACCTTCCGCGGGCAGATGAACCGCAAGCTGGCGGGGCTGCTGCTGGGTGAGAAGGACGTGGCGCCCGGCACGGAGCTGCGCCGGGGGGAGAAGAAGGTGGGTTGGGTCACGAGCGTGGTGACGTCCCCGGTGAAGGGCCAGCGGGTGGCGCTGGGCTACGTGCACCGCGATTCGCTGGAGCCGGGCACGGAGCTGACGCTGGGTGGCGAAGGCGCGGGCACCGTCACGGTGGCCGCCCTGCCCTTCACGGCCTCGTAGCCTGGGACAGCGCCTGGCGCACGGCCGCGCGCACGGGCGCGGGCACCTCGTCCCCCGGGATGCGCCGGCACAGGGACACCGTGCGCTTGAGCGAGTCGCACGCGGCGGCGCAGCGCGGGCAGCGCGACAGGTGGTCCTCCAGGCGCACGCAGGTGGCCTGGTCCACCTCCCGCGCGGCGAACTCGGTGAGCTCCTGGGCCAGCTCCGGGCACGCCGGGGCCTGCTCCCCGGCGCCCTCCCCCATCAGCGTGGAGAGGTGTTCGCGCAGTTGGAGCCGCGCGCGGTGCAGCCGGCTCTTGAGCGCCCGCACCTCGATGCCCACCACCTTCGCCGCCTCCTCCGCGGAGAGCCCCTCCACGTCCCGGAGGATGAGCACCTCCCGATGGGCCTCCGGCAGCGCGAGGATGGCCGCCTGCAACACCTCTCCCATCTGCCGCGCATGGGAGGCCATGTCCGGGGTGGCCTCCTCCGCGGCGACATGGGTGGCGGCGGGGGAGTCGAGCGGCTGGAACTCCTCGGGCGCTCCGACGCGCTTGCGGCGCAGGCGGAGGCAGTGCGTGCGGGCCACCTGATACAGCCACGTGGACAGCTCCGCGTCGCCCCGGAACACGTGGATGCCCCGGAAGGCCGCGAGCAGCGTCTCCTGGAGCACCTCCTTCGCGTCCTCCTCCGAGCCGCACATGCGCAGGCCAAAGCGGTACACCTGCTTCTCGTGGCGGGCGAGGATCTCATCCAGCGCCTTGTCATCGCCAGCGCGCGCGGCCTCCATCAGCTGCTCATCGGTTCGCGTCGACATCACCCGGTCGCCTCCTCCACAGGTCCCCATCACGCCCGAGGCGGAGACCGCTCGGCCGTGAGGATGCCTTCCTGGCCATCCTCATGAGCATGCATAGCCGGAACCTGGCGCCGGTGCTGAACGACCCTCATGGGTGCGAGGGATTCCGATGGGACGGATGAGGCGCGCTAGTAGCGGATGACCTGATAGCCCTCGGCCACCAGGCGCGAAAGCTCCGCCACGCCGTTGTCCACCACCTCCGCCTCCGGCTGGAGCTTCTTCGGGTCGATGCCGAACTTCGCGAGCGCGTTGCCGCAGGCCACCAGCCGGACGCCCGCGGCCTTCGCGGCCTGGGCCTCCTCGCGGACCGCCTGCGGAACGGCCTTGACCGTCGGATCCAACGCCACCACCGCGCGGCCGTAGCTCAGCCACACCACGTCCGACAGGTAGCCGGACTCCTTGGCCGTCTTCGCGTGCCGGAAGGAACTGGAGAGCGTGCCGATGTCCTCCAGGCCCGTGGTGGACACGAAGACGAGCTTGCCCTGGTGCGCGGGCGCCTTCTTCCCGGGGGACTGGGACGGCGCCGCGGCGATGGCGGCGAGAGGAATGATGACGAGCGCGGCGAGGACGAGCAGCAGGTTGCGATTCATTCGAGGAGCTCCGCTTCGGGTTGGCTGAAAAGAGGCTCACTGCACCTGCTGTGTGCGCAGCACGGGTGGGAGGTCCTCGCCCACGGCGCGCCCTTGCAGCGCGTCGTCCAGACGCGGACTGCCGGCGAGGAAACGGCGCACCGCCTCGTGCGCATCGATGTCCAGGACGTGCGGCTCCTGGACGCCGGGAATCCGGCACACCATGTCGGAGGCATCGCCCTCACGCTCGCAGGCAGTCACGGTGTAGAGGCGCGCGTCCTCCACCGGCTTGCCGCCGACTTCGAGGGCGAGGAGGCGCTGCCCCTTGGGTGCGTCGGCGCGGAAGCGCAGCGTCATCCCCGACGGGCGCGGCAGCCACCCACCGAAGCGCTTCTCCGGATCCTTCGCGAAGACGTTCTCCAGCTCCTGCTCCCAGAAGGCACGAAGCTGACGGCCACTCACCTTGCCCGTCTTCAGCTTGTTGACGATGGGGAAGAGGTTCCACAGGTCCGCCTCGCGCACCGGCCCGGGCAGCAGCGGCGTGCCGAAGCGGAAGCCGTTGGAGAGGCCTATCTCCGTCCCTCCCGCGATGCGGATGGCGTCGGCCAGCACGTTGTCGAGCGGGTTCTCCACCACCGCGTAGCGCGCGAGCGTGACGTCGGTGTGGCCCACCGGCGCGGCCAGCTTCGCCTCGTGCGGAGCGAGGGCGGCGTCCACCAGCCGGGCCACCTTCGGGTCCTCGGGGAAGCGCGAGGCGGTCAGCTCGATGAGCTCCCAGCGGCGGTCCACCACCCTGCCCTCCTCCACCCACAGGTCCAGCCGCCCGAGGAAGGAGCCGAAGGCACCGGGCTCCACCACCCAGCTCCCGGCCTGCGCGATCGGCGCGTAGGTGCGCTCGTGCGTGTCCCCCGACAGGTGGGCGTCCACACCGGGCACCTTGCCAGCGAGCCCCACCGCCTTGGCGAGCCCCACGTGCGTCATCAGCAGCACCACCTGGGCGCCTTCACGCTCGCGCACCTCGCGCACGAGCGCCGGCAGTTCCTCCGGGCCGTCGTAGCGCAGACCCTGGCTGTAGCCAGGAGGCTGGCGGCGCGGGACGTCCGGGTCCGTGAAGCCAATGACAGCCACCTTCACCCCGCCCACCTCCTTCACGAAGTACGGAGGGAAGAGGCGCTCGCCGCTCGCCGCGTCGCGCAGGTTGGCGGCGACGAGCGGATGCTTCAGCTCGCGGGCGCGCTGGCGCAGCACCTGGGGGCCGTACACCACCTCCCAGTTTCCAGGCACCGCGGCGTCCAACCCGAGCGCGTTGAGCGGCTCGATGAGGGCACCGCCCTCGGTGAGCGCCGCCGCGCCGGAGCCCTGGATCGTGTCACCGGCATCGAGCACCAGCACGTCACCGCCGCGCTCGGCGCGGATCCGCTGGATGGCGGCGGCCACGCGGGCGAAGCCGCCGGCCTCTTCGATGCGCTCCTTCCCTTCACGCCAGAACAGCTCGGGATGGGCGCGCAGCTGCGCGTGCAGGTCCGCCACGTAGAGGACGGTGAGCTGCTTGCGCTGGGTCGCGGGAACGCGGGCGGCCGGCAGGGAGATGGAGCCCGGACGCGTCAGGGTACAGCCGGGGCCCAGACCGCCCAGCGCGAACAGCGCGCCGAGCAGGGAGAGGAGACGCATCATCGTGAAGCACCTTGAGGGAGAGGGACAGGGATGGAGACACGAGGTGCACCGCGCGAAGTTCCCGCGCCCCGGCCGCTCCCTCCCGTCACTCCCAGGCCGACATGGGGCCCAGGTTGAAGACGTCCTGGAAGCCGCGCTCCTTCAGGAGGCGCTCGGCGCGGCTGCTGCGCGCGCCACTGCGGCAGTAGATGACCAGGGGCTTCTCAGGCGAGCCCAGCTCGGAGAGCCGCTGGGGCAATTCATCCACTGGGATGTTCATCGCCCCGGGAAGGTGCCCGGCGGCGAACTCCTCCGGCGTGCGGACATCCACCAGGGTCGCACCGGCTTCCACCCGCTGGTGGGCCTCGGCCCCGGCGGAGCGCTGGTGCGCACAGGAGACGAGGAGCGGACTGGCGAACAGGGCAGCGACGACGAGAATGGACTTCATGGAGCGGCTCCAACCGGGCCCAGAGGCCCGCGGGCCCTGGGGAACGGGGTACAGCGGGGTGAGAGCCACGAAGGCTCAAAAGGATTCAACACCCGCCTCCCCTGAAGGGAGGAGCCCGGCGCAGCGGATCCCCGCGATGGACTCCAGGCCCTCGCGAATGGACGCCAGGGACTGCTCGCCCACGCGGCGCGCCACCTCCTGGCCAGCGGCATCCACGAAGACATGCCCCCGAGGACACGACCGGGACGCTCGAAAGTTCCCGGCCTCGCGACCTCAAGGCGCCAGGCGGGTCAGGGCATCGACAAGGACCGGCGACTCCAGCTCGGAGACGGCGAGCGCGGCCTGCCCACCCCCACGCGGCGCCACACAGATGCGCTCACCGATGGGCCCCTGCGTGCAGCGCGTCTTTTCTCCAGCGAAGCTCGCCGCCTCCCGCGCCGCGGGCGAGTTCGGCGGCGGCAGGAAGAGCGTCATCGCCGTGCCCCCCTCGTACCGGTACAGCAGCGAGGCGGAGAGCTGACCATGCAGACGGCAGCGGCGGGCACCCAGCAGCGTCGCGCCGGGCACCACCGGCACGTCCACCGCATAGCCCACCTCCCGCGCCACCCAAGCCTTCACCTCGGCCGGATCCGAGGACTCGAACTCGCAGGGAGTCGCGCGCGAGAAGGCCTTGAGGTGGTGCCGCTCGAGGTCCATCGCCAGCGCGTCATTCATGCCGCTGGGCCACGACGTCCAGAGGAGGCCCACGGACGCGACCGCCGCGGCCAGCCCCACCGTCCACCGTCGCCGGAAGGCCGGGCGGAAGCGCGGCGCCAGCCGGGTGACACGCGCCCTCAGCTCGGGCGGCACGTGCGTCTCCGTGGCGGCCTGGGCCCTCAGTGCCTCGCGCAGCGGTGCATAGCGGGCCGCCTCCCGGGCACAGCCCGCGCATCGGGACAGGTGCTGCTCCACGGCCTGACGCTCGTGCGCCGGGCCCTCCCCGTCGAACCACGCGGAGAGCCGCTCCTGCCACGCCGGGCTACAGGCTTCCATGTGCCTTCTCCTTCTCCAGGAAGTCGAGCATCGCCCCCCGGGCCCGCGCGAGGCGTGAGCGCACGGTGCCCACCGGACAGCCCTGGACCCGGGCGATCTCCTCGTAACTCAGCTCTTCGACTTCGCGCAGCCACAGCGCATCCCGCCACTCGGGGGCCAGCGACTCCAGCGCCGCCTTCATGCCCGAGCTGAGCGTGTGGGCGTGCAGCTCCGCCTCCAGGTCCGCGGAAGGTTCGGGAGGAAGCGCTTTGCCCAGCCCGCCCTCCAGCACCTCCAGGTGGGGGCGCAGGCCCCGGCGGGAGTTGAGGTACACGGTGCGCTGAACGGCGAGCAGCCAGCCCTTGAGACGCTCCGGGTCCCTCAGCTCGCCGCGCCGCTCCAGCGCGCGCGCCACCGTCTCCTGCACCAAGTCATCCGCCTCAGCGGTGCTGCCCGTCAGACGGCGGCCCACCCGTCGCAGGGCGGGCAGGTGCTCCAGGGCACGTTCAATGAAGGACCGGCTGCTCACGTTCCTCCAGGGACACGGTGGCGGTCGGGAAAAGTTCCCGAGGGGCTACGAAGCGGGCGATGCGCCCGGGGCCGGAACTCCCGCGCTCGCGTTCCGCCGTGTCCGCGGCACCTGGGCGAGGAACATGCCGGCGAACATGGCGGGCACGAAGACGAGCAACTGCGTCGCGCCGGTGGCCAGCGACATGAGCGCCGGACCGGGGCAGTAGCCGCCGAGGCCCCACCCCACGCCGAAGAGACCCGCGCCCACGAGGAGCTTGCGGTCCACCCTGCTGGCGGAGAGAGCGGGGAACTTCGCGGCGAACAGGGGCCGCTCGCGCTTGTGGATGAGAGGCCGCAGCGCCGCGTGCACGGCGATGGCGCCGCCCATCACGAACGCGAGCCGGAAGTCCCAGTCACCGGCGATGTCGAGGAAGCCGATGACGTTGGCGGGATTCGTCATGCCGCTGATGCCCAGGCCGATGGCGAAGAGCAGACCGCCGAGGAATGCACTGATGTTCGAACGCATGGAGAACTCTCTTTAGAGGACGTGGCGGATCACGAAGACCGTGAGGACGCCGGTGGCCATGAAGGTGAGCGTGGCCGCGATGGAACGGACCGAGCCGCGGCTGATGCCGCAGACGCCGTGTCCGCTGGTGCAGCCGTTGCCCAGCCGCGAGCCGAAGCCCACCAGCAGTCCGGCCACGGCCAGCAGGGCCACACCGCCCGCGCTCAGGGACGCAGGGGCCGCGAAGGACATGGGACGCAGCCATGCCAGCAGCAGGCCGCCCGTGAGCAGCCCCCCGAAGAAGAGCACGCGCCAGGAGATGTCGCCGCGCACGGGCGCCAGCAGCGAGCCCACGATGCCGCTGATGCCGGCCACGCGGCCGTTGGCCAGCAGGAGCAGGGAGGCACTCAGGCCAATGAGCGCCCCACCCAGGAGGGGAGGAAGGAACGAGGAGATCATGTCCTGTGAGAGCCAGATTCAGAGGTGGAGGATTCAGCCAGGGGAAATCCCTGAATCCTTTCTTCCCTCCCCTGGCTCTCAAGGACAGGAGGTTTCAACATGATTTTCCGCCAGCTTTTCGATTCAGAGTCCTCGACGTACACCTATCTGTTGGGCGACGAGGCCACGCGACAGGCCGTCCTCATCGACCCCGTGCTGGAGCAGGTCGACCGGGACCTGCGACTGGTGAGCGAGCTGGGCCTCACCCTCACCCACGTCTTCGACACCCACGTGCACGCGGACCACGTCACCGCGTCCGGTGTTCTGCGCGAGCGCACGCGGGCCACGGTGGTGGGGGGCGAGGGAGGTGCCGCTTGCGCCGACGTCCAGGTGCGCCACGGAGACGAAGTGCGCGTCGGGGGGCTCGCCTTCCAGGTGCTCGCCACCCCGGGACACACGGACGACAGCGTCAGCTATCTCCTGGGCGACCGCGTCTTCACCGGCGACGCGCTGCTCGTGCGCGGCAACGGCCGCACCGACTTCCAGAACGGGAACGCGAGCCAGCTCTACGACAGCCTCACCCGCGTCCTCTTCCGCTTGCCGGACGAAACGCGCGTCTACCCCGCGCACGACTACCACGGTCACATGGTGACGAGCATTGGCGAGGAGAAGCAACACAACCCGCGCGTCGCGGGCAAGAGCCGGGAGGAGTTCATCGCCATCATGGAGAACCTCCAGCTGCCCAAGCCCAAGAAGATCGACGTCGCGGTCCCAGCCAACCGCGCCTGTGGATACACGGCGCCTTCACCGCAGGGGGCCTGACATGACATCCCATCCGTATCAGGACGTCACGCCCGCGCAGCTCGACACGCTCGGCCCCGAGGTGCGGCGCATCGACGTGCGCGAATTGGATGAGTTCACGGGCCCCCTGGGCCACCTGCCCGGAGCGGAGCTCGTCCCGCTGGGCACGCTGGAGGCGGCGGCCGCGTCGTGGCCGCGCGAACAACCGCTGCTGCTCATCTGCCGCTCGGGCGGTCGCTCCGTGAAGGCGGCGCAGGCGCTCGCCCGCGGCGGCTTCCAAAACCTCTACAACCTGGCGGGCGGGATGCTCGCCGTGCGCGAACCCCGCACGACACAGGGCTGAAGGTAGACACCATGCCCATCCTCGGCTTCTCACTCGCGGCGTTGATTGGCCTGTCGCTCGGCCTGCTCGGCGGCGGCGGCTCCATCATCACCGTCCCCATCCTCGTGTACGTCCTGGGCTTCGGGGCCAAGGAGTCCATCGCCATGGGGCTGGCCGTGGTGGGCGTCACCAGCCTCTTCGGCGCGGCGGGCCACTGGCGCAAGGGCAACGTGCAGCTCCGGGCGGCCTTCGTCTTCGGCGCGGTGGCCATGGCGGGCACCTACGCGGGGGCGCGCCTGTCCGCCTTCGTCTCGGGCGCCTTCCAGCTGCTGCTCTTCGCCACGGTGATGCTCGTGGCCGCCCTCTTCATGTTCCGCAACAGCCGCAAGGAGGCCGCCCTCGCCGCGCGCAAGGAGTCCGCGCCCGTGCCTGAACCCCGCAAGGCGTCCTTCCCCGTCATGGCCCTGGCCGCGCTCGGCGTGGGTGGGCTCACGGGGCTGGTCGGGGTGGGCGGCGGCTTCCTCATCGTCCCGGCGCTGGTGCTCCTGGTGGGCCTGCCGATGAAGCAGGCGGTGGGCACGAGCCTGCTCGTCATCGCGCTCAACTCCTTCGTGGGCTTCGCCGGCTACCTCGGCCACGTCCAGGTGCCCTGGCTCTCCCTGGGCATCTTCACGGCCATCGCCGTGGCGGGCATCCTGATTGGCACCTGGGCCACCCACTACGTCTCGCAGGCGGCCCTCAAGCGGGCCTTCTCCCTCTTCCTCGTCGTGATGGGCGTCTTCATCATGTTCAAGAACCGGGAGACGTTGACGGGGCTGCTGCTGGGTGAGAAGGGCCTGGCGCCCGGCACGGCACTGACGCGGGGCGAAGGCGCGGGCAGCGTCACCCCTATGGGTGATGCCGGCGCCCAGTAGACTCCCGTACGTTCCGTGAGCCAATTCCTCGCTCCCTCGGGCCTGGAAACGCCATGTCTGCCCAAGGCATTGGCTGGAGCTCACGCACATGAAAAGAACGACCCCGAAGCGTAACGCCTGGGTTTGTCATGCCTTGCGGTTCACAGCCCTCCTGGCGTCGGCGGGATGCGGCGCCGGAGTGGCGACAGAGGCCCCTGACGAGGGGCCTTTGAGCACCCAAAGGCTCAGCTTCGAGGAGTTCGAGAGGCGCACGTATCGCGAACCGGAGACCGGCATCTACATCGTCGACGGTGACATGCCGATGTCGGACCTCGATGAACTGCGGGAGTACTACGACGGCCTCTCGAAGCCCGGCGCGCTCATCGTCCGTACCGTGAACGGAGTGACGGCGACTTGGAACAGCGCCCAGAAGCTCAACCTCCGGTACTGCGTAAGCACGGGCTTCGGCTCGCGGTATGCCAGGGTCGTCGAGGCGATGTCACGCGCCGCGAATGCCTGGGAAAGCGCGGCCAACGTCGACTTCATCCACGCCCAGGCAGAGGACAGCAACTGCGGCGCGAGCAATCCCAACGTCGTCTTCGACGTCAGCCCTGTCTCGGGCCAGGATTATCTGGCGCGAGCCTTCTTCCCTGACGATGTCCGCGCGAACCGCAACGTCCTCATCGACGCCAGCGCCTTCGGGAGCATCCCGCCCTATACGTTGGAGGGGGTCCTCCGCCATGAACTGGGGCACACGTTGGGCTTGCGGCATGAGCACACGCGACCCGACAGCGGCGTCTGCCATGAGGACAACAACTGGCGAACGCTCACGAGCTATGACCCAGACTCGGTGATGCACTACCCGCAGTGCGCGGGCACGAATACGGTGGACCTGCACCTCACGCAGCGCGACCGGATTGGCATCCGGGCGCTCTATGGCCGTGGGAACCTGAACCTGGCCCTGATGGGCAACGCCTCGGCGTCATCCACCTATTGCGTCGGCACCAGCGAGCATTGCTACTCACCCAACCGGGTCAACGACGCATCCCGCGACAGCACGCTCAATGGCCTCCATGGCTGGACCAACGCCAATGGCGCGGCCCTCCCCCAATGGGTCCAGGTGGATCTCGGTCAGCCTCACGTCATCAACCAGGTCAACGCCGTCTTCAGCAGCGGCGGTGTCCCGCAGGCCTATTCAATCGAAGTCTGGAATGGCTCCGCCTGGGTGGCGGTGAACAACGTCACGGGCAATACGCAGGTGGAGCGAATCCAAACCTTCGAGCCTGTGGTCGCCAGCCGCGTGCGGCTGCTGGGCCGGTTGGGTTCCACCACACAGCCGGGATATGTGCGCGTGAACGAGCTTGAGGTCTACAACAACCATGAGAATCTGGCGCTCTCCGCGAAGGCCTCGGCGTCTTCTTCCTTTTGCGCGCTCGGCTGCTATTCCGCGTCCAAGGTCAACGACGGCGATTTCAGTACGCTGATTGGCGGTGACACGAGCTGGACGAATGCCTGGGGCGCCGCGCTCCCGCAGTGGGTGGAGCTGGATTTCGGTGGCCCCCGCACCTTCCGGCACGTCGAGCTCTTCATGAGCGAATACGGCGCTCCCCAGACCTACAGCATCCAGATCTGGAACGGGAACGCCTGGGAGGACCTCCACGAGGTCCAGGGAAACAGCCAGTGGTGGCGCTCCCATTACACCCTGACCCCCACCACCACGTCGAAGCTGCGGGTGCTCGGGAAACTCGGGTCCGCCCTGCAGCCGGGCTACGTGCGGATCAACGAGGTGGAGATCTACGAGAACTGAGCGGGCCGTCAATTCCTCTCTTCCACGAGACTGCCGGACGAAAGCCAGGCGCTCGTGGATGAGTCCTTTGACTCCTGCCACGGGGGTGGGTCGTGGAGCCCTACCCAAGGCAGGTGGGGCCCCGGGCGCTCAACGCTTCTCACACGCGGTCCAGCCCGTCTGCACCCAAGGGCCACTCCATGCGTTTGTCATTCATCGCGGCATTGCCGCCGGTGGGCTTCTTTTCGGGCCATGGCGGAGTGGAGCAGGAGGCGGAAGTCACGGCCATGGCCCCACCGCCGTGCGAGGACGCCGGCCCCGCCGAACGGGTTGACTGCTACGGCATGGCTCGCACGGTCCTGTCAGGCAGGTTCCACCTCTCCAAGCAGCCACACCTCCGTTCCCGCGGGGAGGTCCTGCTTGGAGAGCGTGCTGAAGCAGAGCACGTGTTGAGGCCGTGACCGGAACGAGCCGAGCGGGATCTGCGCCAGCGCGACAGCCTCCAGGACGTCGCCATCCGGCCGCCGCAACGCAACACGGATCTCCAGCTGTCCCCGCTCCCCCATGTCCACATCGGGAGCGACAAGGATTCCTCGCCCCTGGATGTCGAAAGCATCCTCGACCACCAGCAGCCGTCGTGCGCCGGGGACAGGAGCGACCGGCGCCGGGCTCGTGCGGCGTTCCAGCTCGTCCCAGTCCCGGGGCGGTGTTGGCGAGGTCATGGGGAGAGGATAGACGAAGCGCGTTCAGGGGCGCTCAGACAACCGTGCCTCAGGCTCGCTCCCGGGGAAACATCCCCCGCAGGTCGCGCAGCACCGCGCGCGGCCCTTTCGTGACCAGCGCCATCAACATCGCGATGACGAGCAGCCCCGCCGCCGCCCAGCCGATTCCGGAGCC
The sequence above is drawn from the Corallococcus sp. NCRR genome and encodes:
- the ygfZ gene encoding CAF17-like 4Fe-4S cluster assembly/insertion protein YgfZ; amino-acid sequence: MEPLTLHFVHERVGARFIPVGGREVVAGYGDVGAEYGAARDAVALHDASYREILRITGEDRASFLHGMVTQEVKNLPVGSAAYAAFLTVKGAMVGDARILKREDDLLLDLEPGLGAKVREFLDKYLISEDAELHDGTPELAWLKLLGPRTAQVLAAVPGGPSELPAPLSSRKATLAGQEVWLLGTALPGGLSGVDVLVPRAGLEAVWEALVQAGGAHGLKPLGFDALELVRVEAGVPRYGQDMVDTTIPLEANLTHAISYNKGCYIGQEVIARATFRGQMNRKLAGLLLGEKDVAPGTELRRGEKKVGWVTSVVTSPVKGQRVALGYVHRDSLEPGTELTLGGEGAGTVTVAALPFTAS
- a CDS encoding sigma-70 family RNA polymerase sigma factor, encoding MSTRTDEQLMEAARAGDDKALDEILARHEKQVYRFGLRMCGSEEDAKEVLQETLLAAFRGIHVFRGDAELSTWLYQVARTHCLRLRRKRVGAPEEFQPLDSPAATHVAAEEATPDMASHARQMGEVLQAAILALPEAHREVLILRDVEGLSAEEAAKVVGIEVRALKSRLHRARLQLREHLSTLMGEGAGEQAPACPELAQELTEFAAREVDQATCVRLEDHLSRCPRCAAACDSLKRTVSLCRRIPGDEVPAPVRAAVRQALSQATRP
- a CDS encoding DsrE family protein, which encodes MNRNLLLVLAALVIIPLAAIAAAPSQSPGKKAPAHQGKLVFVSTTGLEDIGTLSSSFRHAKTAKESGYLSDVVWLSYGRAVVALDPTVKAVPQAVREEAQAAKAAGVRLVACGNALAKFGIDPKKLQPEAEVVDNGVAELSRLVAEGYQVIRY
- a CDS encoding bifunctional metallophosphatase/5'-nucleotidase, with protein sequence MMRLLSLLGALFALGGLGPGCTLTRPGSISLPAARVPATQRKQLTVLYVADLHAQLRAHPELFWREGKERIEEAGGFARVAAAIQRIRAERGGDVLVLDAGDTIQGSGAAALTEGGALIEPLNALGLDAAVPGNWEVVYGPQVLRQRARELKHPLVAANLRDAASGERLFPPYFVKEVGGVKVAVIGFTDPDVPRRQPPGYSQGLRYDGPEELPALVREVREREGAQVVLLMTHVGLAKAVGLAGKVPGVDAHLSGDTHERTYAPIAQAGSWVVEPGAFGSFLGRLDLWVEEGRVVDRRWELIELTASRFPEDPKVARLVDAALAPHEAKLAAPVGHTDVTLARYAVVENPLDNVLADAIRIAGGTEIGLSNGFRFGTPLLPGPVREADLWNLFPIVNKLKTGKVSGRQLRAFWEQELENVFAKDPEKRFGGWLPRPSGMTLRFRADAPKGQRLLALEVGGKPVEDARLYTVTACEREGDASDMVCRIPGVQEPHVLDIDAHEAVRRFLAGSPRLDDALQGRAVGEDLPPVLRTQQVQ
- a CDS encoding rhodanese-like domain-containing protein → MKSILVVAALFASPLLVSCAHQRSAGAEAHQRVEAGATLVDVRTPEEFAAGHLPGAMNIPVDELPQRLSELGSPEKPLVIYCRSGARSSRAERLLKERGFQDVFNLGPMSAWE
- a CDS encoding anti-sigma factor family protein, which encodes MEACSPAWQERLSAWFDGEGPAHERQAVEQHLSRCAGCAREAARYAPLREALRAQAATETHVPPELRARVTRLAPRFRPAFRRRWTVGLAAAVASVGLLWTSWPSGMNDALAMDLERHHLKAFSRATPCEFESSDPAEVKAWVAREVGYAVDVPVVPGATLLGARRCRLHGQLSASLLYRYEGGTAMTLFLPPPNSPAAREAASFAGEKTRCTQGPIGERICVAPRGGGQAALAVSELESPVLVDALTRLAP
- a CDS encoding RNA polymerase sigma factor, with the protein product MSSRSFIERALEHLPALRRVGRRLTGSTAEADDLVQETVARALERRGELRDPERLKGWLLAVQRTVYLNSRRGLRPHLEVLEGGLGKALPPEPSADLEAELHAHTLSSGMKAALESLAPEWRDALWLREVEELSYEEIARVQGCPVGTVRSRLARARGAMLDFLEKEKAHGSL
- a CDS encoding DUF6691 family protein is translated as MRSNISAFLGGLLFAIGLGISGMTNPANVIGFLDIAGDWDFRLAFVMGGAIAVHAALRPLIHKRERPLFAAKFPALSASRVDRKLLVGAGLFGVGWGLGGYCPGPALMSLATGATQLLVFVPAMFAGMFLAQVPRTRRNASAGVPAPGASPAS
- a CDS encoding YeeE/YedE family protein, giving the protein MISSFLPPLLGGALIGLSASLLLLANGRVAGISGIVGSLLAPVRGDISWRVLFFGGLLTGGLLLAWLRPMSFAAPASLSAGGVALLAVAGLLVGFGSRLGNGCTSGHGVCGISRGSVRSIAATLTFMATGVLTVFVIRHVL
- a CDS encoding MBL fold metallo-hydrolase, yielding MIFRQLFDSESSTYTYLLGDEATRQAVLIDPVLEQVDRDLRLVSELGLTLTHVFDTHVHADHVTASGVLRERTRATVVGGEGGAACADVQVRHGDEVRVGGLAFQVLATPGHTDDSVSYLLGDRVFTGDALLVRGNGRTDFQNGNASQLYDSLTRVLFRLPDETRVYPAHDYHGHMVTSIGEEKQHNPRVAGKSREEFIAIMENLQLPKPKKIDVAVPANRACGYTAPSPQGA
- a CDS encoding rhodanese-like domain-containing protein, whose product is MTSHPYQDVTPAQLDTLGPEVRRIDVRELDEFTGPLGHLPGAELVPLGTLEAAAASWPREQPLLLICRSGGRSVKAAQALARGGFQNLYNLAGGMLAVREPRTTQG
- a CDS encoding sulfite exporter TauE/SafE family protein, whose amino-acid sequence is MPILGFSLAALIGLSLGLLGGGGSIITVPILVYVLGFGAKESIAMGLAVVGVTSLFGAAGHWRKGNVQLRAAFVFGAVAMAGTYAGARLSAFVSGAFQLLLFATVMLVAALFMFRNSRKEAALAARKESAPVPEPRKASFPVMALAALGVGGLTGLVGVGGGFLIVPALVLLVGLPMKQAVGTSLLVIALNSFVGFAGYLGHVQVPWLSLGIFTAIAVAGILIGTWATHYVSQAALKRAFSLFLVVMGVFIMFKNRETLTGLLLGEKGLAPGTALTRGEGAGSVTPMGDAGAQ
- a CDS encoding M57 family metalloprotease, translated to MKRTTPKRNAWVCHALRFTALLASAGCGAGVATEAPDEGPLSTQRLSFEEFERRTYREPETGIYIVDGDMPMSDLDELREYYDGLSKPGALIVRTVNGVTATWNSAQKLNLRYCVSTGFGSRYARVVEAMSRAANAWESAANVDFIHAQAEDSNCGASNPNVVFDVSPVSGQDYLARAFFPDDVRANRNVLIDASAFGSIPPYTLEGVLRHELGHTLGLRHEHTRPDSGVCHEDNNWRTLTSYDPDSVMHYPQCAGTNTVDLHLTQRDRIGIRALYGRGNLNLALMGNASASSTYCVGTSEHCYSPNRVNDASRDSTLNGLHGWTNANGAALPQWVQVDLGQPHVINQVNAVFSSGGVPQAYSIEVWNGSAWVAVNNVTGNTQVERIQTFEPVVASRVRLLGRLGSTTQPGYVRVNELEVYNNHENLALSAKASASSSFCALGCYSASKVNDGDFSTLIGGDTSWTNAWGAALPQWVELDFGGPRTFRHVELFMSEYGAPQTYSIQIWNGNAWEDLHEVQGNSQWWRSHYTLTPTTTSKLRVLGKLGSALQPGYVRINEVEIYEN